A single Plasmodium yoelii strain 17X genome assembly, chromosome: 10 DNA region contains:
- a CDS encoding alpha/beta hydrolase, putative, whose translation MGNALLNHFIFRPHPPSYAKNNKNLHFIKTKHESIICGFYLNNHADMTILFSHGNAEDIGDIVEYYDRYSKYIKVNMFMYDYSGYGHSTGYPNEEHIYNDVEAVYDYMITSLSIPSEKIIAYGRSLGSTASVHIATKKNIKGLILQCPIASIHRVMFRLKHTLPYDLFCNIDKIHNVNCPILFIHGMKDRVISYHGTMDMLKRVKVNTYYTFIEEADHNDIERFYFKELNSSIVTFMYILKTNTRYIDNIVNDISKLSIHKLRNKYMLNNNDGVKTKLKGIMSEIQKSNHKTKPENKRNNTFYRVNLNPSQTSNNENDYNTVKENQESSKDVTKISNENDHYSSVTSISTIFEPEEWKTEGIPNKTFYESDDMNLEDISEYFYNNVSLLHLYKAKKWEKIINENYNKNSKLQFCKNKINDTSQKDICRKYYTENSNNNNSNECTKYRNINQNTNNNNFIRVSNTSINGSNTNKSGSNTSKSGSNTSKSGSNTSKSGSNTSKSGSNTSRSESKIRNNNGENKIIYGASGNLGVNSNSIASKKGANSGSSSYIYNPKRSINAKSNLKNYNTQSSEKLISNGVSNSISSIKRDELSSREGIANFYNIKSKSNISSNMSVTSDKKIIAKGKQSRNNSHEKGGSNSSGNISGNGASNDNLKCCLSDNVNNNKIEINKLKGKIQVNNNNVSKYYETSNNETNFFDISQENNTLESSNKKQ comes from the coding sequence ATGGGTAATGCGCTACTAAATCATTTTATCTTTCGCCCACATCCACCGAGTTATgcaaaaaacaataaaaatttacattttataaaaacaaaacatGAAAGTATTATATGCggtttttatttaaacaatCATGCAGACATGACAATATTGTTTAGTCATGGTAATGCAGAAGATATAGGTGATATTGTAGAATATTATGATAGATATTCTAAGTATATAAAAGTAAATATGTTTATGTATGACTATAGTGGGTATGGTCATAGTACAGGATATCCTAATGAagagcatatatataatgatgtAGAAGCGGTATATGATTATATGATTACATCATTATCTATTCCatcagaaaaaataatagcatATGGTAGAAGTTTAGGTTCTACAGCCTCTGTACATATAgctacaaaaaaaaatataaagggTTTAATACTTCAATGCCCAATAGCGTCAATACATCGAGTGATGTTTCGATTAAAACACACATTACCCtatgatttattttgtaatatagataaaataCATAATGTTAACTGtcctattttatttatacatggTATGAAAGATAGAGTGATATCATATCATGGAACAATGGACATGCTTAAGAGAGTAAAAGTAAATACATATTATACGTTTATTGAAGAAGCTGATCATAATGATATAGAAAGATTTTATTTTAAGGAATTGAATTCATCTATAGTTacatttatgtatattttaaaaactaaCACACGTTATATTGATAATATTGTAAATGACATTTCAAAATTAAGTATTCACAAGttaagaaataaatatatgttaaataataatgacggTGTTAAAACGAAATTAAAAGGTATTATGAGTGAAATTCAAAAATCCAATCATAAAACTAAACCTGAAAATAAGcgtaataatacattttaccGAGTAAATCTAAACCCATCACAAACTTCAAATAAcgaaaatgattataatacaGTTAAAGAAAACCAAGAAAGTAGTAAAGATGTAACTAAAATTAGTAACGAGAACGATCATTATTCATCTGTGACAAGTATCAGTACTATATTCGAACCAGAAGAATGGAAAACTGAAGGAATCCCgaataaaacattttatgaAAGTGATGATATGAATCTTGAAGACATTTCAGAATATTTCTATAATAATGTATCCCTTCTACATTTGTATAAAGCTAAAAAATGGGAGAAAattattaatgaaaattataataaaaatagtaaactgcaattttgtaaaaataaaatcaatgACACATCTCAAAAGGACATAtgtagaaaatattatacagaAAATTCCAATAATAACAATTCGAATGAATGTACTAAATATAGGAATATAAACCAAAATacaaataacaataattttataaggGTAAGTAACACTAGTATAAATGGAAGTAACACTAATAAAAGTGGAAGTAACACTAGCAAAAGTGGAAGTAACACTAGCAAAAGTGGAAGTAACACTAGTAAAAGTGGAAGTAACACTAGTAAAAGTGGAAGTAACACTAGTAGAAGTGAAAGTAAAATaagaaataataatggtgaaaataaaataatttatggtGCTTCTGGCAACTTAGGCGTAAATAGCAATAGTATTGCATCGAAAAAGGGGGCAAACAGTGGAAGTTCCAGTTACATATATAACCCAAAGAGAAGTATAAATGCAAAGagcaatttaaaaaattataatacacAAAGTTCAGAAAAATTGATCTCAAATGGTGTAAGTAATAGCATAAGTTCTATAAAAAGAGATGAATTATCAAGCAGAGAAGGAATagcaaatttttataatataaaaagcaAATCAAATATAAGTAGTAACATGTCTGTAACTAGCGATAAGAAAATCATCGCTAAGGGGAAGCAAAGTAGAAATAACAGTCACGAAAAGGGTGGAAGTAATTCCAGCGGTAATATTAGTGGAAATGGTGCGTCGAATGATAatcttaaatgttgtttgaGTGATAatgtgaataataataaaattgaaataaataaattgaaGGGAAAAATTCaagtaaataataataacgttagtaaatattatgaaACTTCGAATAATGAAACAAATTTTTTTGACATTTCTcaagaaaataatactttggaatcttcaaataaaaaacagTAA
- a CDS encoding SET domain protein, putative, with protein sequence MKKNKINITFESSKNTDNDTFENINSSCKDLASIIWIEKEKLDSIVHIPLYADLSKYFDDLNKNPINQGNDTSIISKVYLLFDDNSFNIALDISPMCGYRNNHIPLLIYDRYYFWSLHFLFEKSKVKRQRLNINTKLGIQDCINKYNIYDELDMYTSIYNSAYNKYENTTDNQFNSYELNKRRNENANKHDSKNGNMFNNDQIKYLYLNGLKNNKNILEDNSNDINDVKWYRLKIKIEEAGKKNKNTDKCNQKKSSNINSFSCLTNENENENLNKLIKMQKKKATFLNQNKVKMEDTENKSQIINNSSCNTQKNEKNGNQEKPIIISDTDNHISINNNAKRKKRKTWYYCHSSSNDMTDDDDEKPDSIVANHEIYIENTNEVNTGVKDGEHNEYFETDKYCRENNFNCSHIGQSQNNIYDANNEIDKLKCRNDGKELDNKNDNDNSSTKLEGMKNHCVNIEDTTIENDTETQKEKNKENLKTKNICIKENNTNKPINLNENTKLILESSKLYKLENYEYVNCFKNMFYNNLEDQQNKINSHIFKKNKLDKDCIDIYINKILKNILDKKKPHLNSLSKSFERIETLYKNNYKIFIIDDEDFYTCDKKEHFKNQNYLYELSDQTIENDVQNFEDNDIFNYFKKYIPTEPNVENFISESQDNYHAFQNERITTENVDIEGKSYSSFKEGIDVKEKLKTEGNVLSKEGITETNHLTQNSIPTEFNKDCNDQKLEDISENTELVTDTDIIFAFISKKHKSLEKKLKQGDYIYIKFNDTGHSYDKVKILPKKIIIQILIYLIKNTENIKLTTISTYSPDLLWNISLHFRKYIIDLDICFEKLYKFFSEKREQENENGGKKEAKQGLADFYDSCISYYGKSQNKKQDIEIMKLKDSVNFIDKFLQNINSRKIEKLKKSRIEYYGKYEYDRTINKLNKQQLIDLFIDKEAEINTIPLSYLKEKSRNIIYEENLKMNMFACIKVIFDSTKGRCIYADTQINKFDFVFEYVGELLTHNEAMEREQIYIKNKKKGCYMFYFKHENKRYCIDGTEESIDAAINYTNKKYFLRSFARLVNHSKKNSNLIPKVLTVDFLPRLFFIASRDIQKGEELLIDYGERNREIIKDNEWLKL encoded by the exons atgaaaaaaaacaaaataaatataacctTTGAAAGTAGTAAAAACACTGATAATGATAcgtttgaaaatattaactCTTCTTGCAAAGATTTAGCATCTATAATATGgattgaaaaagaaaaattagatTCGATCGTTCATATACCATTATATGCAGATCTATCCAAATATTTTGatgatttaaataaaaatccCATAAATCAGGGGAATGACACCTCTATAATATCCAAGGTATATCTATTGTTTGATGATAACAGTTTTAACATAGCACTTGATATATCG CCTATGTGCGGATATCGAAATAATCATATTCCTCTCCTAATTTACGATCGTTATTACTTCTGGagtcttcattttttattcgAAAAATCTAAGGTAAAAAGACAGAGactaaatataaatacaaaattgGGAATCCAAGattgtattaataaatacaatatatatgacGAATTGGATATGTACACATCCATTTACAATAGCGCTTATaacaaatatgaaaatacaaCAGACAATCAGTTTAACAGttatgaattaaataaaagaagaaatGAAAATGCTAATAAACATGATAGTAAAAAtggtaatatgtttaataacgatcaaataaaatatttatatttaaatggattaaaaaataataaaaatattttagaagATAATTCAAATGATATTAATGATGTAAAATGGTATcgcttaaaaataaaaatagaagaggctggaaaaaaaaataaaaatactgaTAAATGTAACCAAAAAAAGTCCAGCAATATTAATAGCTTTTCTTGTCTTactaatgaaaatgaaaatgaaaatttgaACAAGTTAATCAAAATgcagaaaaaaaaagcaacATTTCTTAATcaaaataaagtaaaaatgGAAGATACAGAAAATAAAAGTCAAATCATTAATAATAGTAGTTGTAATactcaaaaaaatgaaaaaaatgggaaTCAAGAAAAACCAATTATCATTAGTGACACAGATAATCATATctctattaataataatgcaaaaaggaagaaaagaaaaacatGGTATTATTGTCATAGTAGTAGTAACGATATGAccgatgatgatgatgaaaaaCCCGACTCTATAGTTGCTAACCACGAAATTTACATAGAAAACACCAATGAAGTCAATACAGGTGTAAAAGATGGAGAACATAATGAATATTTTGAAACTGATAAATATTGTCGAGAAAATAATTTCAATTGTTCTCATATTGGTCAATCccaaaacaatatatatgatgcaaATAACGAAATAGACAAATTAAAATGTAGGAATGACGGAAAAGAActagataataaaaatgataatgataatagcTCAACAAAATTAGAAGGAATGAAAAATCATTGTGTCAATATAGAAGATACTACCATCGAAAATGATACCGAAAcacaaaaagaaaaaaataaagaaaatttaaaaacaaaaaatatttgtattaaGGAAAATAACACTAATAAACCGATAAATTTAAACGAAAATACAAAACTTATTTTAGAATCAtccaaattatataaattagagAATTATGAATATgtaaattgttttaaaaatatgttttataataatttagaaGATCAAcagaataaaattaatagtcatatatttaaaaaaaataaattagatAAAGATTGCatcgatatatatataaataaaatattaaaaaatattttggaTAAAAAGAAACCACATTTAAATTCTTTATCTAAAAGTTTTGAGCGAATTGAAactttatataaaaacaattataaaatatttataattgatGATGAAGATTTTTACACATGTGATAAAAAAGAGCATTTTAAAAaccaaaattatttatacgAATTATCAGATCAAACAATTGAAAATGATGTTCAAAATTTTGAAGATAAcgatatttttaattactttaaaaaatatataccaaCAGAACCCAATGTCGAAAATTTCATTTCGGAATCTCAAGACAACTATCATGCATTTCAGAATGAACGTATTACCACAGAAAATGTTGATATAGAAGGGAAATCCTATTCGAGTTTCAAAGAGGGAATTGATGTTAAAGAGAAATTGAAAACGGAAGGAAATGTCTTATCAAAAGAAGGCATAACAGAGACAAATCACCTAACCCAAAACAGCATTCCTACTGAATTCAACAAAGATTGCAATGATCAGAAACTAGAAGACATATCTGAAAACACAGAACTAGTTACAGATACAGATATTATATTTGCTTTTATTAGCAAAAAACATAAATCCTTAGAAAAAAAACTAAAGCAAGgagattatatatatattaaatttaatgatACAGGTCATAGTTATGATAAGGTAAAAATATTAccgaaaaaaattattatacaaattttaatttatttgataaaaaatactgaaaatataaaattaacaacTATTTCTACCTATTCTCCTGACCTCTTGTGGAACATTTCTTTAcattttagaaaatatatcatcgATCTAGATATatgttttgaaaaattatataaatttttttctgAAAAAAGAGAACAAGAAAATGAAAACGGTGGGAAGAAAGAAGCAAAACAAGGGCTTGCAGATTTTTATGATTCTTGTATTTCTTATTACGGAAAgtcacaaaataaaaaacaagaCATAGAAATTATGAAATTAAAAGATAGTGTAAATTTTATTGATAAATTtcttcaaaatataaatagcagaaaaatcgaaaaattaaaaaaatccaGGATAGAATATTatggaaaatatgaatatgatAGAAccataaacaaattaaataaacaaCAGCTTATTGATCTATTCATTGATAAAGAAGCTGAAATTAATACCATTCCATTATCTTacttaaaagaaaaaagtagaaatattatatatgaagaaAATCTTAAAATGAATATGTTTGCATGTATAAAAGTTATTTTTGACTCTACAAAAGGTAGATGCATATATGCAGATacacaaattaataaatttgattttgtttttgaatATGTTGGTGAATTATTAACACATAATGAAGCTATGGAACGAgagcaaatatatattaaaaataaaaaaaaaggttGTTACATGTTCTATTTTAAacatgaaaataaaagatattgTATAGATGGAACTGAAGAAAGTATAGACGCGGCTATCAATTatactaataaaaaatatttcttaaGATCTTTTGCTAGATTAGTAAATCACTCAAAAAAAAACTCAAATTTAATTCCTAAAGTACTAACCGTTGATTTTTTACCCAGACTTTTTTTCATCGCCTCTAGAGACATACAAAAAGGAGAAGAATTGCTAATCGATTATGGTGAGAGAAATCGAGAAATAATTAAAGATAATGAATGGCTTAAGCTATGA